In the Portunus trituberculatus isolate SZX2019 chromosome 21, ASM1759143v1, whole genome shotgun sequence genome, one interval contains:
- the LOC123507172 gene encoding LOW QUALITY PROTEIN: protein croquemort-like (The sequence of the model RefSeq protein was modified relative to this genomic sequence to represent the inferred CDS: inserted 2 bases in 1 codon): MGYRGHDNHAFTIDGQVGASADWGHDKPRSPWTCCQVTLLVLASLSVVVGVAMLAGAYQAIFDAVLKGEMEVVEGSRAYEIWRLTPVPLFLKFYFFNITNPEEFASGQKAKLQEVGPYCYREYHEKQNISFHANNTVTFLQERWWVWDAEASGNHSIDDPIVNLNTIPISAAWSVRKSNVLLSGLNTFLNQVNEXLILTATAGEIIFEGYKDPLLDWMQNTDLPEFVDLPPGLTDYDKFAWFYKRNNSLTYDGEFNMHTGHDTLDNLGKIDTWDKRNETDFFDPPCNEVTGSAGEIWPPNRQKDLIDFYSPDLCMTMSLFYDKEIEDENGVPGYRYSATNHTFANETVVPGNECYCVEGTCAPTGLLNAESCRFGSPAFISFPHFLHADPYLLDTVEGVAPNMEDHHFYIDLIPELGIPIQVAARMQINMHVIPYKGNGPLHVGKIDILSKVEEVYLPLVWFETIAALPSSYARELKALLYIMNSPIITIIFSLMVGLGFSPSSLSSSTITSVRDDHSGRVYC, translated from the exons ATGGGGTATCGGGGACACGACAACCATGCCTTCACTATAGACG GCCAGGTCGGGGCTTCGGCGGACTGGGGGCACGATAAGCCACGGTCACCATGGACATGCTGCCAGGTCACGCTGCTCGTCCTGGCATCCCTGTCCGTGGTCGTGGGCGTGGCCATGCTGGCAGGGGCGTACCAGGCCATTTTTGATGCTGTTCTGAAGGGG GAGATGGAGGTAGTGGAAGGGTCAAGAGCGTACGAGATATGGCGCCTCACCCCCGTGCCTCTGTTCCTTAAGTTCTATTTCTTCAACATCACCAACCCTGAGGAATTCGCGTCAGGACAGAAAGCTAAACTGCAGGAGGTCGGTCCGTATTGCTACAG GGAGTACCACGAGAAGCAGAACATTTCCTTCCACGCCAACAACACCGTCACTTTCCTGCAAGAGCGCTGGTGGGTATGGGACGCAGAGGCCTCGGGGAACCATTCCATTGATGATCCTATCGTCAACCTTAACACAATTCCCATA TCTGCGGCGTGGAGTGTGAGGAAGAGCAATGTTCTACTTAGCGGCCTCAACACGTTTCTGAACCAGGTGAATGA CCTCATCCTCACCGCCACGGCAGGAGAGATCATCTTCGAGGGATACAAG GATCCTCTGCTAGACTGGATGCAGAACACCGATCTTCCTGAATTCGTGGATCTCCCGCCTGGACTCACGGACTACGACAAGTTCGCTTGGTTCTATAAG CGTAACAACTCCCTCACTTATGACGGAGAGTTCAACATGCACACTGGCCACGACACCCTGGACAACCTCG GGAAAATTGACACGTGGGACAAACGAAACGAAACAGATTTTTTCGATCCCCCTTGCAATGAAGTGACTGGGTCTGCAGGCGAGATATGGCCTCCCAACCGCCAGAAGGACCTTATTGACTTCTACAGTCCTGACCTGTGCAT GACTATGTCGCTCTTCTACGACAAAGAGATAGAGGACGAGAACGGAGTGCCGGGCTACCGGTACTCCGCCACCAACCACACCTTCGCCAACGAGACAGTCGTGCCGGGAAACGAGTGCTATTGCGTCGAGGGAACTTGCGCCCCGACAG GTCTGCTTAACGCCGAGTCCTGTCGCTTCGGATCCCCcgccttcatctcttttcctcacttcctccacgCGGACCCTTACCTTCTCGACACTGTGGAGGGTGTGGCACCTAACATGGAGGACCACCACTTCTACATTGACCTCATTCCG GAGCTCGGGATTCCCATACAAGTGGCAGCGCGGATGCAGATCAACATGCACGTGATTCCGTACAAGGGAAATGGCCCCTTACACGTCGGAAAGATAGA CATCCTTAGCAAGGTGGAAGAAGTGTACCTGCCGCTTGTCTGGTTCGAAACCATCGCGGCGCTCCCATCAAGTTACGCGCGGGAACTCAAGGCGCTGCTCTATATTATGAACAGtcctatcattaccatcatcttcTCCCTCATGGTGGGCCTGGGCTTCTCACCATCATCCTTGTCCTCGTCTACCATTACCAGTGTGCGGGACGATCATAGTGGCCGAGTGTACTGTTAA